CCTGGGAAATGTTCAAATATTCCGAGAAGTAGTGCAAATCACTCGAGAAGTAGTGCAAATCCGTTTGGGAAATAGTCAAAAGTGAGTGGGAAATGGTCAAAGCGTCGGGATCGACTTCACCCGCGGAAAAGCGGAGCCCCGTCGATGGAGTGGCGCAAATGTTCGCGGGAAATATGCAAAAATCCTGGGAAATGTTCAAATATTCCGAGAAGTAGTGCAAATCACTCGAGAAGTAGTGCAAATCCGTTTGGGAAATAGTCAAAAGTGAGTGGGAAATGATCAAAACGCCGGGGGTGACCTAAACTGAAAGTCGATAAATTTTCATAATCGCCTGATCGAAGAACATCCTAACAAATAGGGCTGTCGTAGGAGAACAGTGAAAACTGACTTTCTGATGGATCTTCAAATTTTTCTCCATATGAATATTTGTTATTGATTGGGACAAGTTGTCTGTCCCACTTGACAGAATGTTAAATTAATAGTAAAGTGGAAAATGAATAAAATACAATCTATTTGATAAATAGATAATTTTCCTTTAGCATACTAGTTAATATTCTATTATTGGCTATATGAAAAAGGGAATTTATTAATTAGATGACTAGAAACATTGGTTGTTATTAAGATGAAAGAATAATTATATAAAAGGTAGACTAATAAAAAGCTCAAGTTGGGCTCGTTAATAGTAAACCGACAATTTTTACAGTTTAATGGTTTAATTGCCAAACCATTAAACGCGGAAAATTGTCGGTTTTTTGTTTTTTAAATGTTAAGTAGAAAGGAAAATGAGGCGAATGATTAAGAAATGTATTACCGAAATTCTGGCTTATTCAGCCTATCCAATCATATGGAGTGAAGCCAAATGCTAGTTTTTCAAAATCCTGATTTCCTACCAATGATTTTCTTTATGATGCTTGTGGTTTCGGTATTAAGCGGTTTAATTCTATTACTTCCCAAAGTTCCTTTGAATTTTATTCGTATTCATACTGTGATCCTTTTACTGCCCATAATTTGCGCTCTGTTAGCCCTGATTTTTTGTAATAAATCTATAAATTTCGGACCTTGGTATCTTGATACATTATCGTGGCTACTGGCGTTATTTGTTCTTACAATTAGTTTTATTGTGCAGAGTTACTGTGTTCATTATTTACTCGGCGAAAAATCTTATCGAAGTTATTTCGCTCTGCTTACAATTACAACAGCTGCTGATTCTCTTGCATGGTTAAGTAATGATCTTCGCATCTTGTTAATTTGCTGGGGAGTGACTCTTCTAGGACTTACTCTACTCATAGGCTTAAAGAAAGAGTGGCAGGTAGCCAGAAATGCTTCGGCACTGTCCGGTCGTTTTTTTGCACTTAGTTGGATTATTTTGTTATTCGTGGTTATCTGGCTCACACAAGCCACAGGGTATTGGAAGTTATCGATGGTCCTTTCAAATAATAGCCTTGCCCAACTTGATTCATGGGAAAAAAGCTGCATCAGCTTGTTGTTCATTGTAGCTGTTATTATTCCAGCAGCACAATGGCCTTTCCACGGTTGGTTATTAGACTCGGTTATTGCGCCTACGCCTATTTCCGCTGTCATGCATGCAGGGATTGTAAATGCCGGTGGAATTATGTTAACTCGTTTCTCGCCACTATTCAGTGGAGATGCTGCGCAGATAGTTTTGCTTGTATTATCGGGTTTTTCAGTTTTGATGGGAACAGGAATCATGTTGGTCCAAGTTGATTATAAACGGCAGCTTGTAGGGTCTACGATTGCACAAATGGGTTTTATGTTGATCCAATGTGCTTTAGGAGCCTATTGGGCAGCCATTATTCATGCGGTGTTACATGGTATTTTCAAGGCGACCCTTTTCTTACAAGCTGGTTCTGCTGTTCATCATCAAAAATCCATCGTCCGAACAACCCAGCCTTCATCCTTGTTGTGGACGATTGTTGGAATTATTTTGGCTTTCTTACTAGGAATAGTTTTCTGGTGGACCTCTCCTAGGGATGGTTATCATTTGATCAATACTCTTATATTAGGCTGGTCAGTGTTACTTTCTTGGAGACAACTTGTGGCTAATGAAAACGGCAGGATTGGACGAATAGCGGGACTTACACTGTTTGCCGGAGCTGCTTTTGTATTTAGCATTGTCCATAGTGCCTTTTTTAAACTGTTACAGGAATCAATCCAGATTCAAACAGAACCTCCAACAATGGCAACCATTTTGGCCCTGTTTATTTTACTTGTTGGCATTGCTCTTGGGCTATTACGGGTCCGGTATCGTTCATCTGTTTTTTTTACTGTTATTTATTTATGGCTTTTAAGACTCAGTGAACCGAAAAGTAATTTCTTTGAAAGCCATCCGAAGTATTTGACGAGATTAATGTCTCAAGGAGGGAAATGACGATGAATTCTACATTAACGCTGAACCCTACATTAACGACCAATACTGCGTTCACATCGACACAATCTCTAAATGATTTGGTAAAGGCAGCAAGTAAAGTTATATCTCCTCTTGGTCCTATTAGTACATTTGCGGCTCGTACCCCTTGGGTTGGGATGGAACAGGAATCATTTGAAGAAGTGGCACGTCGTTTAAAAACGATTGTAGATGTAGACATCTATCCTAATGAATTTGTGTTGCGTTCTGCACAAAATCGAGGGGAGATTCGCCAAGAATTTTTAGAAATACAGCTTCAAAAATGGCTTGATTCCCAATCTTTAGATATTCCCCATGATGTTGCAGAACGTTTCTGTCGGTCTGCACTCTTGTTGGATGATCCATTACCTTCAAAGCCCTTAGAAATATCAGAACTAAAAAAAATTATTAAAAAAGTGAGCCATTTCAATTGCCGTATAATTAAAAAACAAACAGTGAAAACATTCAGCCAACGTATGGAACAGTTGGGAGATGGCAGAATAGCTAAAGATCTCAACCGTCATATGATTAAGTGGTGTAAATTGTTTTTAGATGACATTCAGGCAGTCTGGTCTATGCCTAATCGCGAAAATGGTTTCTATGATGCTTGGCGGGGGATCATTAAATATGATCCTTCGTTAAAATCTACAGTACGTAAAAAGTTAAATGAGGGGCCTCAAAATGCCGATGACGCTTTAATGAATGCATTGCAGGAAATGGACATCCCTTTTAAAGAGATACAAGAATACCTTGAAGCCCATTTATATGCCCTTCCAGGTTGGGCGGGAATGATGCTGTGGCGCTCTCAGCAATCCGCTAAGGAACATTCATTGCTTCTTGAATATTTGGCTGTTCGAGTGTCTATGGAATGTGCTTTGATTAAACCCTATCTTCCCTTGCCTAAGCAAGATATTGACGCTAAAGCCTTTTTAGAACCCTTGGTATCAGCGTGGGCACAGTGGGGTGACATGCCTGTGAGCTTAATTTCCCAGTTGCCCCCTACAGAACTAGAAGCCTATTTGACCCTTGCCTATCGTTTTGATAAGGTTGCGCGCTACCGCCTTTGGTTAGAAGCATGGGAAAAAACATACGAAGATCAATTAATGAAGTTAATTACATCGAAACAATCTATTGTAAGGAAAATGGATAAAACAGTCATGGCACAATTTGTATTTTGCATTGATGTGCGTTCAGAACCTTTTCGTCGTCAACTGGAACAAGAGGGTCCTTTTGAAACAATAGGAGCAGCGGGTTTTTTCGGGTTGCCGATTGCAACCACGAAGCTATGTAGTCATCACAGCCATAACTCCTTACCGGTTATGTTTAATCCACAATTTAAAGTAAAAGAAATTTCTTCAGATATAGAATTGAAGCAATATCAACAAAGAAATCAGGTGGTTAATTCGCTTAGTTCCACGTTTAAAACAATGAAACATAGCCTACCTTCAAGCATGCTGTTGCCGGAAATCAGCGGACCTTGGTTAGGGGTACAAACATTAGCAAGGAGCTTTATTCCAAAATGGGCCGGATCCACTTTCCATAAAATTCAGAAAAAATGGCTCCGTAAGCCATTTACTAAGTTTACAATAGAGCGGGAGCATACTATCGCATCAGAGCTACCGATCGGATTTACTGATGGGGAGAAGGTGAATTATGTTCGACAAGCGTTGAAAATGATGGGACTTACTAACCATTTTGCTCCTATAGTGGTCATTTGCGGACATGGTAGCTATAGTACGAACAATCCATATTCCTCTGCGCTTGATTGTGGGGCATGTGGTGGTGCATCCAGTGGATTTAATGCACGGGTATTTGCCTCCTTGTGCAATCTTCCGAAGGTTAGGCAAACACTCGAAAAGGAAGGAATATCGATTCCAGAAGATACAGTTTTCGTGGCAGCCGAACATATTACAACTACCGATGAATTGAAATGGCTTTATGTTCCTGAACTTTCAAATACAGCAAAGGATGCATTTAATCAAGTCGAGTCCATTTTATTAAAAGTTAGTGAAAAAGCAAATGCTGAGCGTATACCGCAATTACCAAATATCCATTTAAATTACAAAAAACCTAAGGCGGAGGCAGAGCGGTTTGCAGAGGATTGGAGTGAAGTGCGA
The nucleotide sequence above comes from Oikeobacillus pervagus. Encoded proteins:
- a CDS encoding NADH dehydrogenase subunit 5 — encoded protein: MLVFQNPDFLPMIFFMMLVVSVLSGLILLLPKVPLNFIRIHTVILLLPIICALLALIFCNKSINFGPWYLDTLSWLLALFVLTISFIVQSYCVHYLLGEKSYRSYFALLTITTAADSLAWLSNDLRILLICWGVTLLGLTLLIGLKKEWQVARNASALSGRFFALSWIILLFVVIWLTQATGYWKLSMVLSNNSLAQLDSWEKSCISLLFIVAVIIPAAQWPFHGWLLDSVIAPTPISAVMHAGIVNAGGIMLTRFSPLFSGDAAQIVLLVLSGFSVLMGTGIMLVQVDYKRQLVGSTIAQMGFMLIQCALGAYWAAIIHAVLHGIFKATLFLQAGSAVHHQKSIVRTTQPSSLLWTIVGIILAFLLGIVFWWTSPRDGYHLINTLILGWSVLLSWRQLVANENGRIGRIAGLTLFAGAAFVFSIVHSAFFKLLQESIQIQTEPPTMATILALFILLVGIALGLLRVRYRSSVFFTVIYLWLLRLSEPKSNFFESHPKYLTRLMSQGGK
- a CDS encoding DUF2309 domain-containing protein, with product MTMNSTLTLNPTLTTNTAFTSTQSLNDLVKAASKVISPLGPISTFAARTPWVGMEQESFEEVARRLKTIVDVDIYPNEFVLRSAQNRGEIRQEFLEIQLQKWLDSQSLDIPHDVAERFCRSALLLDDPLPSKPLEISELKKIIKKVSHFNCRIIKKQTVKTFSQRMEQLGDGRIAKDLNRHMIKWCKLFLDDIQAVWSMPNRENGFYDAWRGIIKYDPSLKSTVRKKLNEGPQNADDALMNALQEMDIPFKEIQEYLEAHLYALPGWAGMMLWRSQQSAKEHSLLLEYLAVRVSMECALIKPYLPLPKQDIDAKAFLEPLVSAWAQWGDMPVSLISQLPPTELEAYLTLAYRFDKVARYRLWLEAWEKTYEDQLMKLITSKQSIVRKMDKTVMAQFVFCIDVRSEPFRRQLEQEGPFETIGAAGFFGLPIATTKLCSHHSHNSLPVMFNPQFKVKEISSDIELKQYQQRNQVVNSLSSTFKTMKHSLPSSMLLPEISGPWLGVQTLARSFIPKWAGSTFHKIQKKWLRKPFTKFTIEREHTIASELPIGFTDGEKVNYVRQALKMMGLTNHFAPIVVICGHGSYSTNNPYSSALDCGACGGASSGFNARVFASLCNLPKVRQTLEKEGISIPEDTVFVAAEHITTTDELKWLYVPELSNTAKDAFNQVESILLKVSEKANAERIPQLPNIHLNYKKPKAEAERFAEDWSEVRPEWGLAGNAAIIIGERRLTQDCNLNGRVFLHNYNWQNDKNGDLLEAIINGPGTVCEWINLQYYASTVAPHYYGSGSKTTQTVTAGIGVMQGNASDLLIGLPWQSVMQSDQNIYHSPIRLLVVIQAPREYVERTLSHNQAFNQKVQNGWVRLASIDPEGIWESWS